One window from the genome of Streptococcus parasanguinis encodes:
- the hpf gene encoding ribosome hibernation-promoting factor, HPF/YfiA family, with translation MIKYSIRGENLEVTEAIRDYVVSKLEKIEKYFQADQELDARVNLKVYREKTAKVEVTIPLGSITLRAEDVSQDMYGSIDLVVDKIERQIRKNKTKIEKKNRIKSGAGKLFTDAVVEEAATTEKVVRSKTIDLEPMDLDEAILQMDLLAHDFFIYRDAEDNTTNVIYRREDGDIGLLEVKE, from the coding sequence ATGATTAAATATAGTATCCGTGGTGAAAACCTAGAAGTAACAGAAGCCATTCGCGACTATGTCGTTTCTAAACTCGAAAAGATTGAAAAATATTTTCAGGCAGATCAAGAGCTAGACGCTCGAGTAAACTTAAAAGTTTACCGTGAAAAGACCGCAAAAGTAGAAGTGACCATTCCGCTTGGATCTATCACACTTCGTGCAGAAGATGTCTCTCAAGATATGTACGGTTCAATTGATCTGGTTGTGGATAAAATTGAACGTCAAATTCGTAAGAATAAAACAAAAATCGAAAAGAAAAATCGTATTAAATCTGGTGCAGGTAAATTGTTTACCGATGCAGTTGTAGAAGAAGCAGCAACCACAGAAAAAGTTGTTCGCTCAAAAACAATTGATCTAGAACCAATGGATTTAGATGAAGCAATCCTTCAAATGGATCTATTAGCACATGACTTCTTCATTTATCGTGATGCAGAAGACAATACAACAAATGTGATCTACCGTAGAGAAGATGGAGACATCGGTCTATTGGAAGTAAAAGAATAA
- a CDS encoding ComF family protein: MKECLLCTKELKTGEHFTDLIFMNQQEEWICKECKEDFEQIGEIHCPRCYKDKEEKVCKDCKYWIQKGNMVEHEALYRYNTAMKDYFKRYKFEGDRLLGMVFASDLKKALKKYKSYTIIPTPISHEKRQERGFNQVSTILDFAEIKYSSVFQKEDTLAQSKKTREERLKTSQHFQLKGEISGKQKYLIFDDIYTTGKTIELMKRLLIEKGVKEIKTFSIAR; this comes from the coding sequence TTGAAAGAATGTTTGCTTTGTACTAAAGAGTTGAAAACTGGTGAACATTTCACAGACCTTATTTTTATGAATCAACAAGAAGAATGGATTTGTAAAGAATGCAAAGAAGACTTCGAACAAATTGGCGAAATCCATTGTCCTAGATGTTATAAAGATAAGGAGGAGAAAGTATGTAAAGATTGCAAATACTGGATACAAAAGGGGAATATGGTCGAACATGAAGCATTATATAGATATAATACAGCAATGAAGGACTATTTCAAGCGATATAAATTTGAAGGCGATCGTTTATTAGGAATGGTATTTGCAAGTGACCTCAAAAAAGCCTTGAAAAAGTATAAAAGCTATACGATAATACCGACTCCAATCAGCCATGAAAAAAGGCAGGAAAGAGGATTCAATCAAGTATCGACTATACTAGATTTTGCAGAGATAAAGTACAGCAGTGTCTTCCAAAAAGAAGACACTTTAGCCCAATCAAAAAAAACAAGAGAAGAAAGATTAAAAACCTCTCAGCACTTTCAATTAAAAGGAGAAATTTCAGGAAAGCAGAAATATCTAATCTTCGATGATATCTACACAACGGGCAAAACAATCGAATTAATGAAGCGCCTACTAATTGAAAAAGGTGTGAAAGAAATAAAGACATTTTCAATCGCAAGGTAA
- a CDS encoding DEAD/DEAH box helicase, whose product MKIEDSYGRLLTESQMTNDLKEIAQELPAMEKQNGRYQCFRCGSLIDQKLWKLSEEVLYCRACIQLGRIRSDQKLYAIAQKDFEGQEVLNWKGTLTSYQQEVSEGLIQAVKAGKHALVHAVTGAGKTEMMYQVVATAIKAGKAVCIATPRIDVCIELYGRMKEDFSCPISLLHGESEPYFRTPLVIATTHQLLKFYQAFDLLIIDEVDAFPYVDNPILYKAAQNAIKKEGNTLYLTATSTDELDKKVKKKEIIRYSLPRRFHGNPLVVPEIKWVPKIREKIEKGRIPYQLLQLIKKQIQTHYPLLIFVSEIELGQQFTENLKKYFPKETVGFVSSQTTDRLRMVEEFRNRAITMLVSTTILERGVTFPFVDVFVLESNHKLFTKSALVQISGRVGRSKERPTGKLLFLSDGITREMKKAIKEIKEMNQEAGF is encoded by the coding sequence ATGAAGATAGAAGATTCTTATGGAAGACTCTTAACGGAGAGTCAAATGACAAATGATCTGAAAGAAATTGCCCAAGAACTTCCAGCTATGGAAAAACAGAATGGAAGGTACCAATGTTTTCGATGTGGCAGTTTGATTGATCAAAAACTTTGGAAGTTGAGTGAGGAGGTGCTGTATTGTAGAGCCTGTATCCAATTGGGAAGGATCCGGAGTGATCAAAAACTTTATGCTATTGCACAGAAGGACTTTGAAGGACAGGAGGTGTTAAACTGGAAGGGAACCTTGACTTCCTATCAACAAGAGGTATCTGAAGGACTTATCCAAGCAGTTAAAGCAGGAAAACATGCCTTGGTACATGCTGTGACAGGAGCTGGAAAAACAGAAATGATGTATCAGGTTGTAGCAACAGCGATCAAGGCAGGAAAAGCAGTCTGTATTGCTACCCCAAGAATCGATGTCTGTATAGAATTGTACGGAAGAATGAAGGAAGATTTTTCCTGCCCCATCTCTTTGCTTCATGGAGAATCGGAACCCTATTTTAGAACACCCTTGGTGATCGCTACAACCCACCAATTGCTAAAGTTTTATCAGGCCTTTGATCTCCTTATTATAGATGAAGTAGATGCTTTTCCCTATGTAGACAATCCAATCCTATATAAAGCAGCTCAGAATGCAATAAAAAAAGAGGGGAATACCCTATATTTAACAGCAACCTCTACAGATGAGTTAGATAAAAAGGTCAAGAAAAAAGAAATCATTCGTTATAGCCTTCCAAGAAGATTTCATGGGAACCCACTAGTGGTCCCTGAAATAAAATGGGTGCCGAAAATTAGAGAAAAAATAGAAAAAGGAAGAATCCCTTACCAACTATTGCAACTGATCAAGAAACAAATACAAACTCACTACCCATTGTTAATCTTTGTATCTGAAATAGAATTAGGACAACAATTTACCGAGAACTTAAAAAAATACTTTCCCAAAGAAACAGTAGGTTTTGTATCCTCACAGACAACAGACCGTCTACGAATGGTAGAAGAGTTTAGAAACAGAGCCATAACCATGCTAGTCTCTACAACAATTTTAGAAAGAGGAGTGACTTTTCCGTTTGTAGATGTCTTTGTTTTAGAAAGTAATCACAAATTATTTACTAAAAGTGCTCTCGTACAAATTTCAGGAAGGGTCGGTCGAAGTAAAGAAAGACCAACAGGTAAACTACTTTTTCTATCAGATGGCATAACACGAGAAATGAAGAAAGCGATCAAAGAAATAAAGGAAATGAATCAGGAGGCTGGATTTTGA
- a CDS encoding YigZ family protein, producing MEYITFKENGTVQEEIKKSKFICHVKRVSSEEEARDFINAIKKEHYKATHNCSAFIIGEQSDIKRTSDDGEPSGTAGVPMLGVLENHRITNSCVVVTRYFGGVKLGAGGLIRAYAGSVAQAVREIGLVEIKEQVVLGITLSYSQYQEFANFLKDHQLAEQDPMFTDQVMTTIFVDKENTNSITAALVEFYNGKVIIEDQGIREVEVPLLSVEK from the coding sequence ATGGAATATATTACATTTAAAGAGAACGGCACTGTTCAAGAAGAAATCAAAAAATCAAAATTCATTTGTCATGTCAAGCGAGTCTCCTCTGAAGAGGAAGCTAGAGATTTTATCAATGCCATCAAAAAGGAACACTATAAGGCTACACATAACTGCTCTGCTTTCATCATTGGAGAACAAAGTGATATCAAACGAACCAGTGACGATGGAGAGCCTAGTGGAACAGCTGGGGTACCGATGTTAGGAGTTTTGGAGAATCATCGCATCACTAATAGTTGTGTCGTGGTTACCCGCTATTTCGGAGGTGTTAAATTAGGTGCTGGCGGTCTGATTCGTGCTTATGCTGGAAGTGTGGCACAAGCAGTTCGAGAGATTGGACTGGTAGAAATCAAAGAGCAAGTGGTTCTTGGGATCACACTTTCTTATTCCCAATACCAAGAATTTGCTAATTTCTTAAAAGACCATCAATTGGCAGAACAAGATCCGATGTTCACAGATCAGGTGATGACAACGATTTTTGTGGATAAAGAAAACACAAACTCTATCACAGCGGCTTTAGTCGAATTTTACAATGGCAAAGTCATTATTGAGGACCAAGGAATTCGTGAGGTTGAAGTACCCCTGCTCTCTGTAGAAAAATAA
- the cysK gene encoding cysteine synthase A, which yields MAIYENITELIGNTPIVKLNRLVPEGAADVYVKLEAFNPGSSVKDRIALSMIEKAEADGLIKPGDTIVEATSGNTGIGLSWVGAAKGYKVVIVMPETMSVERRKIIQAYGAELVLTPGSEGMKGAIAKAEAIAAERNGFLPLQFENPANPEVHERTTGQEIVDAFGKDGLDAFVAGVGTGGTVSGISHTLKKNNPAVKVYAVEANESAVLSGEKPGPHKIQGISAGFIPNTLDTNAYDGVRRVSSEEAFELARAIGGAEGFLVGISSAAAIYAAIEVAKELGSGKKVLALAPDNGERYLSTTLYEFE from the coding sequence ATGGCTATTTATGAAAATATTACAGAATTGATTGGGAACACTCCGATTGTCAAATTGAATCGTCTTGTTCCTGAAGGAGCTGCAGATGTCTATGTCAAACTCGAAGCCTTCAATCCTGGATCATCTGTCAAAGACCGGATTGCTTTGAGCATGATTGAAAAAGCTGAAGCGGATGGCTTGATCAAACCAGGTGATACCATTGTCGAAGCAACTAGTGGGAACACAGGGATTGGCTTGTCATGGGTCGGCGCAGCTAAAGGCTACAAAGTTGTGATTGTCATGCCTGAAACCATGAGTGTGGAACGTCGTAAAATCATCCAAGCCTATGGAGCTGAACTCGTTTTGACTCCTGGAAGTGAAGGAATGAAAGGCGCTATCGCTAAAGCTGAAGCAATCGCTGCAGAAAGAAATGGCTTCCTTCCTCTTCAATTTGAAAACCCTGCTAACCCAGAGGTACATGAAAGAACAACAGGACAAGAAATCGTTGATGCCTTTGGAAAAGATGGTTTAGATGCTTTTGTCGCAGGTGTTGGTACTGGTGGTACTGTTTCTGGTATTTCTCATACTTTGAAAAAGAATAATCCTGCTGTCAAAGTCTATGCCGTTGAGGCCAATGAATCTGCAGTCCTTTCTGGCGAAAAACCTGGACCACATAAAATTCAAGGGATTTCAGCTGGTTTTATCCCAAATACTTTAGACACTAATGCATATGATGGTGTTCGTCGCGTATCTTCAGAAGAAGCTTTCGAACTTGCACGCGCTATTGGTGGTGCTGAAGGATTCTTAGTCGGTATCTCAAGCGCAGCTGCTATCTATGCTGCTATTGAAGTCGCAAAAGAATTGGGAAGCGGTAAAAAAGTTCTTGCTCTTGCACCAGATAATGGAGAACGTTACCTTTCTACTACCCTTTACGAATTTGAATAA
- a CDS encoding S1 RNA-binding domain-containing protein, translating to MKIGDKLEGTITGIQPYGAFVELESGVTGLIHISEIRSGYVSNIHDILSIGEKVFVQVIDVDEYSKKASLSLRTLEETPQRSIRHHRFSNDRHKSGFAPLAQQMPTWVKEGKVFFSKQEKK from the coding sequence ATGAAAATTGGAGATAAGTTAGAAGGGACCATTACAGGCATTCAACCTTATGGTGCCTTTGTCGAACTAGAGTCGGGTGTCACGGGCTTGATTCATATCTCAGAGATTAGAAGTGGTTATGTAAGTAATATTCATGATATTCTTTCAATTGGAGAAAAAGTCTTTGTCCAAGTCATCGATGTTGATGAATATTCTAAGAAAGCTAGCCTCTCTCTGAGAACGCTAGAAGAAACACCACAACGAAGCATTCGACACCATCGTTTTTCAAATGACCGCCATAAGAGTGGTTTTGCGCCCTTAGCTCAACAGATGCCGACCTGGGTCAAAGAAGGAAAGGTATTCTTTAGCAAACAAGAAAAAAAATAA
- a CDS encoding bifunctional Cof-type HAD-IIB family hydrolase/peptidylprolyl isomerase: protein MDAKLRYKAKKVKIVFFDIDDTLRAKETGLIPESVKEVFHQLKEKGIRTGIATGRGIFGVVPEIMDLKPDFLVTLNGAYIEDTKGTVIYQSPINEAIVSSFVDWAKESEIDYGLVASHQASLSNRTPLISDAIDIIYPNLPVDPDLHLKEPIFQMWTFDEQDSELELPPSLQENLRLVSWHPHSSDVVRFEASKASGVSHLVNHLGLKPENVLVFGDGLNDLELFDYAGISIAMGKSAPELQEKADYITKNLEEDGIFYALEELNMVEKELTLPQLELATVDGPVAVIKTNHGEMNIQLFPDQAPKTVANFVALAKSGYYDGVIFHRIIKDFMIQGGDPTGTGMGGESIYGESFEDEFSKELYNIRGALSMANAGPNTNGSQFFIVQNQHLPYSKKELVRGGWPEEIAEIYTTEGGTPHLDQRHTVFGQLMDKASFAVLDEIAAVETGMMDKPVEDVVIETVEIED from the coding sequence GTGGACGCAAAATTACGTTATAAAGCCAAAAAAGTTAAAATCGTCTTTTTTGATATTGATGATACATTACGTGCAAAAGAAACTGGATTGATCCCAGAATCTGTCAAAGAAGTCTTTCATCAATTGAAAGAAAAAGGAATCCGAACAGGGATTGCAACGGGTAGAGGGATTTTTGGGGTTGTTCCTGAAATCATGGACTTAAAGCCTGATTTTCTAGTAACCTTAAACGGTGCCTATATAGAAGATACAAAAGGAACTGTGATCTACCAATCACCAATCAATGAAGCAATCGTTTCTTCTTTTGTGGATTGGGCCAAAGAATCCGAGATTGATTATGGGTTAGTAGCTAGTCATCAAGCTTCCCTGTCTAATCGGACACCCTTGATCAGTGATGCTATTGACATCATTTATCCAAACTTACCAGTAGATCCAGATCTGCATTTGAAAGAACCTATTTTCCAAATGTGGACCTTTGATGAACAGGATAGTGAGCTAGAGTTGCCCCCTTCTTTGCAAGAGAACTTGCGCCTAGTTTCGTGGCATCCCCATTCGTCAGATGTTGTTCGCTTTGAAGCTTCAAAAGCTTCAGGAGTTTCTCATCTTGTAAATCATTTGGGCTTGAAGCCAGAGAATGTTTTAGTATTTGGGGATGGATTAAATGATCTAGAATTGTTTGATTACGCTGGAATTAGTATCGCAATGGGAAAATCTGCCCCAGAGTTACAAGAAAAAGCTGATTATATCACTAAGAATTTAGAAGAAGATGGCATATTCTATGCCTTAGAGGAGTTAAATATGGTTGAAAAAGAATTGACATTACCACAGTTAGAACTTGCTACGGTTGACGGTCCTGTCGCTGTGATCAAAACCAATCACGGTGAGATGAACATTCAATTGTTCCCGGATCAAGCGCCAAAAACAGTTGCAAACTTTGTAGCTCTTGCTAAGTCTGGCTATTATGATGGTGTCATTTTCCATCGGATTATTAAAGATTTTATGATCCAAGGGGGAGATCCTACTGGTACAGGTATGGGTGGTGAATCCATCTATGGTGAGAGCTTCGAAGACGAATTTTCAAAAGAACTGTACAATATTCGCGGAGCCCTTTCGATGGCAAATGCTGGACCAAACACAAATGGTAGCCAATTCTTTATTGTACAAAATCAACATCTCCCATATTCGAAAAAGGAATTGGTCCGCGGTGGCTGGCCTGAAGAAATTGCTGAAATCTATACGACAGAAGGAGGAACTCCTCACCTAGATCAACGCCATACCGTATTTGGACAATTGATGGATAAAGCTTCTTTTGCTGTGTTGGATGAGATCGCGGCTGTTGAGACAGGGATGATGGATAAGCCGGTAGAAGATGTCGTGATTGAAACCGTCGAAATTGAGGACTAA
- a CDS encoding response regulator transcription factor has product MKVLLVDDHEMVRLGLKSFLSMQTDIEQVLEAQNGQKGVELALKEKPDVIIMDIVMPELNGIDATLAILKEWPEAKIVILTSYLDNEKIYPVLDAGAKGYILKTSSATEILQAVRKVAKGEFAIETEVSQKVKSRKNHAELHDDLTARERDILALLTKGYENQRIADELFISLKTVKTHVSNILSKLEVSDRTQAVVYAFRHHLVNQEDF; this is encoded by the coding sequence ATGAAAGTATTATTAGTAGATGATCATGAAATGGTCCGATTGGGATTGAAAAGCTTTTTGTCCATGCAAACCGATATTGAGCAAGTCTTAGAGGCACAAAATGGGCAAAAAGGCGTGGAGTTGGCGTTGAAAGAAAAACCAGACGTCATCATCATGGATATTGTGATGCCAGAGCTAAATGGTATCGATGCAACTCTAGCCATCCTAAAAGAGTGGCCGGAAGCTAAAATTGTCATTTTGACGTCTTATTTAGATAACGAAAAGATTTACCCAGTCTTAGATGCAGGTGCAAAAGGGTATATCTTAAAGACTTCGTCAGCAACTGAGATCTTACAGGCTGTCCGAAAGGTTGCAAAGGGAGAATTTGCAATTGAGACAGAAGTTAGTCAAAAAGTTAAGTCACGAAAGAACCATGCTGAATTGCATGATGATTTGACAGCTAGAGAACGAGATATTCTGGCTTTATTGACGAAAGGATATGAAAATCAACGAATAGCAGATGAACTCTTCATTTCTTTAAAAACAGTGAAGACCCATGTCTCCAACATCTTATCCAAATTAGAAGTCAGTGATCGGACGCAAGCAGTCGTCTATGCCTTCCGACACCATCTGGTGAATCAAGAAGATTTTTAA
- a CDS encoding sensor histidine kinase has product MKKLDYLLLYFYSLMVVAVICHTIFHFVGFQWGKLLSDLSLLQSFLFLVFSLTLALTALVVLIIKITQFVTVHAVQQKVESILTASQRKEIAPKELNQQLDLLDSKLLRLEENLQKSENRVMRNEEEIVEIERKRIARDLHDTVSQELFAANMILSGVAAQALELEKSQIQQQLNGVSDILGTAQNDLRVLLLHLRPTELEGKSLVEGMEMIFRELKEKSNLAVVFHHNDMSIPKEMEEHLFRIVQEIVSNTLKHARAQQMDVFLQQEGKQLHLRMVDDGIGFEQEKLERLSYGLKNIQERVEDMAGTIKIRTSPQKGVAVDIRVPLLVKDKNEKETV; this is encoded by the coding sequence ATGAAGAAATTAGACTATCTCCTATTGTACTTCTATTCCCTAATGGTGGTTGCGGTCATTTGTCATACCATTTTCCATTTTGTTGGTTTTCAGTGGGGCAAACTTCTCTCAGATCTTTCCTTGCTTCAGTCATTCCTATTTTTGGTTTTTAGTCTGACGCTTGCATTGACGGCTTTGGTTGTCTTAATTATCAAAATCACGCAATTTGTAACAGTTCATGCAGTACAACAAAAGGTAGAATCTATCCTGACTGCTTCACAGCGAAAAGAAATTGCCCCCAAAGAATTGAATCAACAGTTAGATTTATTGGACAGCAAATTGCTTCGACTAGAAGAAAATTTACAAAAGAGTGAAAATCGTGTGATGCGAAATGAAGAAGAAATTGTGGAAATCGAGCGTAAGAGAATTGCGCGTGATCTACATGATACGGTTAGTCAAGAATTGTTTGCAGCCAATATGATTTTATCTGGAGTGGCAGCACAGGCTCTTGAGTTAGAGAAAAGTCAGATCCAGCAGCAACTAAATGGTGTGTCAGATATTCTAGGTACAGCCCAAAATGATTTACGCGTCTTGCTCCTACATCTTCGTCCTACAGAATTGGAAGGAAAAAGTTTGGTAGAAGGGATGGAGATGATTTTTAGAGAATTGAAGGAAAAGAGTAACCTAGCAGTTGTCTTCCATCATAATGACATGAGCATTCCAAAAGAAATGGAAGAACATCTATTTCGGATCGTCCAAGAAATTGTCAGCAATACCTTGAAACACGCTAGAGCTCAACAAATGGATGTCTTTTTGCAACAGGAAGGAAAACAACTTCATTTACGGATGGTAGATGATGGAATCGGATTTGAGCAGGAAAAATTGGAACGATTGAGTTATGGGTTGAAAAATATTCAAGAACGTGTAGAAGACATGGCGGGAACCATTAAAATAAGAACGAGTCCTCAAAAGGGAGTGGCTGTAGATATTCGTGTTCCCCTCCTTGTAAAAGATAAAAATGAAAAGGAAACTGTATGA
- the liaF gene encoding cell wall-active antibiotics response protein LiaF → MWKIQIFIFVEAVLLTLAAITILSIDFSRFVVLMVLFLLLLYYYFGKQKANFLLIALSVLLFFIVMLNPFVIAAILFAVVYGLLIAYPYMYKENEAVVFDVEEDTKIRQEKTRWIGDLQHFSKQSRGYRDLNVIRVFGNDTLHLEEVAICNWDNVVIIRKGFGNTKIILPIDLELHLQINTLYGDLKFLDLPVRKMRNETIDIETAHYRRSHRSIKIVLVGIVGDVEVIRA, encoded by the coding sequence ATGTGGAAAATACAAATTTTTATTTTCGTTGAAGCCGTTTTGTTAACATTAGCAGCGATCACCATTTTATCAATCGATTTTTCCAGATTTGTTGTCTTGATGGTTCTCTTTTTGCTCCTTTTGTATTACTATTTTGGCAAACAAAAAGCAAATTTTCTATTAATTGCACTGAGCGTGCTCTTGTTTTTTATCGTAATGCTGAATCCTTTTGTGATTGCAGCCATTTTATTTGCGGTGGTTTATGGTTTATTGATCGCCTACCCTTATATGTATAAGGAAAATGAAGCCGTTGTGTTTGATGTTGAAGAGGATACGAAAATTCGTCAGGAAAAAACTCGATGGATTGGTGATTTACAACATTTTTCAAAGCAAAGTCGAGGGTATCGAGATCTGAATGTGATCCGAGTTTTTGGGAATGACACCCTCCATTTAGAGGAGGTAGCCATTTGCAATTGGGACAATGTAGTGATCATTCGGAAAGGTTTTGGAAATACAAAAATTATCTTACCGATTGATTTGGAATTGCATTTACAAATTAACACTCTGTATGGAGATCTGAAGTTTTTGGATCTTCCTGTCCGTAAAATGAGGAATGAAACCATAGACATTGAAACGGCACACTATCGGAGATCGCACCGTTCTATAAAAATTGTGTTAGTTGGTATTGTTGGGGATGTTGAGGTGATTCGCGCATGA
- the pknB gene encoding Stk1 family PASTA domain-containing Ser/Thr kinase, with product MIQIGKIFAGRYKIIQQIGRGGMADVYLARDLILDGEEVAVKVLRTNYQTDPIAVARFQREAKAMAELDHPNIVRITDIGEEEGQQYLAMEYVAGLDLKRYIKENAPLSNEEAVRLMGQILLAMRLAHTRGIIHRDLKPQNVLLTPDGTAKVSDFGIAVAFAETSLTQTNSMLGSVHYLSPEQARGSKATVQSDIYAMGIIFYEMLTGHIPYDGDSAVTIALQHFQKPLPSIREENKNVPQALENVVIKATAKKLTDRYKSVAEMYVDLSSCLSYERRNEKKLIFEDQSKADTKTLPKVSPTPKTAPVPISEVRSEISSVDPNRPLSDQQTMAPSKKPRRRLRARYKVLFFAIALVLAAFTFLLYMSPANKTVPDVSGKTIAEARAVIEGQDLQVGEEKEEYSDSVAEGYVIRTNPNAGAQKKEQSRIDLIVSKGPNSFEMPNYVGETRAKAEEDLKNTYKVSSKMITIEEVETFDYAAGTVLEQTPAPGEQYSLNSKTKIVLKVAKETTSIEMPNYVGSTYDFARSNLIEIYGIKEANIELRKTEHLPDGVVVSAGQIVSQTPEVSSTVDINRTRIVLTVYEPKVMASSSTKASSSSDASSSSSAERSDTESSSSSATGGDS from the coding sequence ATGATTCAAATCGGCAAAATTTTTGCCGGGCGATATAAAATCATCCAACAAATTGGACGCGGCGGGATGGCAGATGTTTATCTTGCGCGTGATTTGATTTTGGATGGGGAAGAAGTTGCAGTCAAGGTACTGCGTACGAATTACCAGACGGATCCCATTGCAGTTGCGCGTTTTCAGCGTGAAGCAAAGGCGATGGCAGAGCTGGACCATCCAAATATCGTTCGGATTACAGACATTGGCGAAGAAGAAGGACAACAATACCTTGCAATGGAATATGTTGCAGGTTTAGACTTGAAACGCTATATCAAAGAAAATGCTCCTTTATCAAATGAAGAAGCTGTTCGTTTGATGGGGCAGATCCTTCTAGCTATGCGTCTTGCCCATACGCGTGGCATTATCCATAGAGATTTAAAACCACAGAATGTTCTCTTGACACCAGATGGAACAGCAAAAGTTTCAGACTTTGGGATTGCAGTGGCCTTCGCAGAGACTAGTTTGACTCAGACCAACTCGATGTTGGGGTCGGTTCATTATTTGTCCCCTGAGCAGGCGCGCGGTTCAAAAGCTACGGTGCAAAGTGACATCTACGCGATGGGGATCATTTTCTATGAGATGTTGACAGGACACATTCCTTATGATGGAGATAGTGCAGTTACAATCGCTTTGCAGCATTTTCAAAAGCCACTCCCATCTATTCGGGAAGAGAATAAGAATGTTCCACAAGCTTTAGAAAATGTGGTGATCAAAGCGACCGCTAAAAAACTGACGGATCGCTATAAATCAGTGGCAGAGATGTATGTGGACCTTTCAAGTTGCTTGTCCTACGAGAGAAGAAATGAGAAAAAACTGATTTTTGAAGATCAATCGAAAGCTGATACAAAGACTCTTCCAAAAGTGAGTCCAACTCCAAAGACGGCTCCTGTTCCAATCTCTGAGGTACGCAGTGAAATCAGTTCGGTAGATCCTAATCGACCATTATCTGACCAGCAGACAATGGCACCAAGTAAAAAGCCAAGAAGACGCTTGCGGGCGCGCTACAAGGTCTTGTTTTTTGCCATTGCCCTAGTTCTTGCAGCCTTTACTTTCTTGTTGTATATGAGCCCAGCCAATAAAACAGTTCCAGATGTTTCCGGCAAAACCATTGCCGAAGCTAGAGCGGTTATTGAGGGACAAGACCTTCAAGTCGGTGAAGAGAAAGAAGAGTACAGTGATTCGGTTGCAGAAGGCTATGTCATTCGGACCAATCCAAATGCAGGTGCTCAAAAGAAAGAACAAAGTCGCATTGATTTGATTGTTTCAAAAGGTCCAAATAGTTTTGAAATGCCAAACTATGTAGGAGAAACACGAGCTAAAGCAGAGGAAGATCTGAAAAATACTTATAAAGTATCAAGCAAAATGATCACGATTGAAGAAGTTGAGACCTTCGATTATGCTGCAGGGACAGTTCTTGAACAAACCCCAGCTCCAGGAGAGCAATATTCTCTGAATTCAAAAACCAAGATTGTTTTGAAAGTAGCGAAAGAAACGACTTCAATTGAAATGCCAAACTATGTTGGATCAACTTATGATTTTGCTAGAAGTAATTTGATTGAGATCTATGGTATTAAAGAAGCCAATATCGAATTAAGAAAAACGGAACATCTCCCTGATGGGGTAGTTGTTTCTGCCGGTCAAATTGTCAGTCAAACTCCAGAAGTTTCGAGTACGGTGGATATTAACCGAACACGAATTGTTTTGACTGTATATGAGCCTAAAGTGATGGCTTCTTCAAGTACGAAAGCCTCATCAAGTTCAGATGCATCTAGTTCATCCTCTGCTGAACGATCAGATACAGAAAGCTCCAGCAGTAGTGCAACTGGTGGAGATTCATAA